CTGCTGGCCATAGCCGAAACCGCGGGGCGGTCAGCCCAGAATCCGGCGGGCGCCGGCCCACGGTGCCGGGTAGCTGGCCAGGCTCTGGATCACCAGATCCGAGCGGACGTTGCGGGCATGGACGATCTTGCCATTGCCGATGTACATCCCGACGTGGTGCACCGGGTTGTACCAGAAGATCAGGTCGCCGGGCTTGAGATCGCCGCGGGCCACAGGGCGGCCCATTTGGGACATCGCCCGGGAGGAGTGCGGCAGCGAGACGCCGACGGTGCGGTAGGAGGCCAGCATCAGGCCGGAGCAGTCGAAGGCGTTCGGGCCCGACGCGCCCCAGACGTACTGGGAGGAGCCGACCTTGGACGTCGCGTACTTGATCACGGTCAGCGCCTTGGCGCTGGCCTCACCCGGAGCGAGTTCGCCCGGGTCGAAGGTGGTCGAGCCGCCATCGGCAGCGTTGAGAGCGGCCTGCTCCTGGGCGTCCAACCGGTCGTAGAGGTCCTGCGCCTCTTGGACGCTCTGGTCGATCTGCGACTTCAGGTCGGCCAGCTTCTGCTCCTGGTCGGCCAGCGCCTGCACCTCGGCGTCGAGGGCGCGCTTCATGTCGTCCAGGCTGGCCTGCTGGGCCTGCTGCTCGGCCAGGGTGCTCTCCATGTTGTCGTCGACCTTGTCGGCGGTGGAGAGCCGGGCCAGCAGCGAATCGGGATCGCCACTGGTGAAGACCTGGACGGTGGGATCGAGGTCACGGTTGCGGAACTGGATCAGCGCAATGGTCCGAGCCTCAGCGGTGAGGGCGTCGACCTTCTGCTGCTGGGCGTCGATGTCGGCCTTCAGGCTCTTCAGCCGCGCCTTGCCATCAGCCAACGCGTCGGTGGCCTCGTCGTACTGCTCGCCGATCTGGCTGGCCTGCTCGGTGAGGTCCTTGACCCGCTGCTTGGCCTCGGCCGCGGTCCGCGGGGCGGCCAGCGACTTGCTGCTGGCCGACGGGTTCGGGCTCGGGCTGGGTGTGGGCTCGGCGTTGGCCGTGCCGGCTGCTACTGCGGTTGAGATCAGCACCGTGGCACTGGCTACGGCGATCAGTGCTCGTAACCTTGAGCCTGCCGGCATCTAGAACCCCCCAGTAGTCGCGACCTGAGAGTCGCTGAAGTAAAACTGAGAAAATCCTAAGGGGCAACCTCCGGAAAGACAACTCGAATGGGTGACTCAGTTCGTTCGGTGACCGTCAACCGCAGCGGAGGAAGCAGTCCCGAACCGGCCAGCGCAGCCAGGGCGGCCCGCTCCGGACCGTCCAGCAACACCTCGTCGGGCATCGGCCCCAGCAGCACCGAGATCGCGCAGTCCGCGCAGGCCGGGCCGCGCGCCCGGCAGGTCCCACAGTCCACTCGCATCACGTCCATGACCTGAGCATCTCTGCCTGCACTGACATTTCTCCGACTCACGTCGCGACTAGGGTTCGCGCATGAGGTTGCGGTCCGCCTGGCTGCTCTGCACAGCTCTGCTCACCACCAGCTGCACGGCCGCGCCGACCTGGCAGTCGATCGACCTGGGCTCGCTGCGGCCGGCCGGCCTGGCCGTGGCCGGAGATCGCCTGCTGGTTGGCGGCAGCACCTCCGGGGGACCGGCGCTGGCAGTGCTGAACACCACCGGCACACCAACCGCGCTCCGAGTGGCCCCGGACGGGCCGGAGGCTGAAGCCGCCGAACTGGTTCAGCTGGCCGTACGCGGAGATCAGCTGCAGGCACTGGGCACCATGATCAGCGGCGCCCACTCCAACCCGCGCTGGACGGTCTGGGACAGCTCGCTGTCCGCCGGCACCCTGACCAGCCACCCGCAGGAGTTCTTCACCTTCGGCGGCCATGACGCCGGGCCACTGGTCGGGATCGGCTGGGTCGGCGATGCCCCGGTCGTCCTGGGCAGTCGGACCACAGCCACCGGAGCCCGGGCCGCGCTCTACGCAGAGTCCGGGACGACCTGGACCGAGGTCGCTGATCGTCCGGCCACGCTGGCCTCGAACCCGACCTCCCAACTCGGCTTCGGCGGGCAGAGCAGCGCCGGGGATCAGCTGGTGATCGCCGGCGATGAGGTGCAGCTGACTCAGCCACTGCGACAGCGTCCGCTGGCCTGGGTGGGCCGGCCCGGCGGCGACTGGACCCGGCTCGAGCTGGCCGTGCCGGGCCAGGACGGTCCGGGGCTAGCCCGGGCCCAGGCCGTGGCCTGCCCGGCCGAAGGCACCTCGTGCTGGCTGGCCGGCTGGGTGCACGGCCAGCTGGTGGCCTGGTCGGTGACGACGGGCACCCAGCCGTCCGCCTCCGGCCCGGAGCTGCCCGCAGGCACGACTTCGGCCGCCGTGGGCTCGAACGGCTCCCCCGATCCGGTCCCGCAGCTGGCGCTCTGGCAGGGCCGTCCGGTGCTCGCCGGGAACGGCCCCGACTCCACGCTCCTGGTCCGCTGCGACTCCGGCTGGCGCTCCCTCCCCCTCCCGGACCGCAGGGACGGTTCCACCACCATCCGCCCTGGTCAGGGCGATTCGGAACCGTCCCCACCGATCACGGTGACCGGGCTGGCCGGCGTCGGCGCGCGCCTCTACGTCCTGCAGGGGCGGACGCTGTGGGCCATCGACCGCAGCCCCTGCTGAAGGTCCGACACGCGGCGGCGCCGGGCCGGGGCTGTCAGTCCGGGGGGCTAGCGTCACAGGGGTGAGTCCGTCACCGCTCCTCCAGCCCAGCTTCGCCGATCTCGGCCAGCCGCTGGCCGACGTGACGTTCTGCGTGGTCGACCTGGAGACCACCGGCGGCGGCGACGCCGACGCCATCACCGAGATCGGGGCCGTGAAGGTCTGCGGCGGCCAGCTCGTCGGCGAGTTCCAGACCCTGGTGAACCCGAACGCGCACATTCCGGCACTGATCGCGGTCCTCACCGGGATCACCGATCAGTTGGTGGCCGATGCCCCCAAGCTGCCCGAGGTGCTGCCGGCCTTCCTGGAGTTCGCCGCCGGCAGCGTCCTGGTGGCCCACAACGCCCGCTTCGACACCGGCTTCCTGCGCCGGGCCTGCGAGCGCTACGACTACCCCTGGCCGAATCCGGCCGTGGTCGACACTCTTGCCCTGGCCCGCCAGGTGCTGCTGCGCGACGAGGTGCCCAACGCCAAGCTGGGCACCCTGGCCGCCCACTTCGGCGCCACCACCACGCCCAACCACCGCGCTCTGGACGACGCCAAAGCCACAGTCGACGTGCTGCACGGCCTGCTGGAGCGAATCGGCAACCTGGGCGCACACACGCTGCCCGAGCTACTCGAGTTCACCCGCCAGGTCTCCCCGCAGCGCCGCGCCAAGCGGACGATGGCCAAGGACGTCCCCTCGGCCCCCGGCATCTACCAGTTCATCGCCGAGTTGCCCGGCCCGGACGGCCAGCCGCGCCGCCAGGTGCTTTATGTGGGCAAGAGCCGCAACCTGCGCAAGCGGGTGGCCAGCTACTTCACCGCGGCCGAGACCCGGTCCCGGATCGACGAGATGGTCCGGATCGCCACCTCGGTCGA
The nucleotide sequence above comes from Propionicimonas paludicola. Encoded proteins:
- a CDS encoding C40 family peptidase, whose product is MLISTAVAAGTANAEPTPSPSPNPSASSKSLAAPRTAAEAKQRVKDLTEQASQIGEQYDEATDALADGKARLKSLKADIDAQQQKVDALTAEARTIALIQFRNRDLDPTVQVFTSGDPDSLLARLSTADKVDDNMESTLAEQQAQQASLDDMKRALDAEVQALADQEQKLADLKSQIDQSVQEAQDLYDRLDAQEQAALNAADGGSTTFDPGELAPGEASAKALTVIKYATSKVGSSQYVWGASGPNAFDCSGLMLASYRTVGVSLPHSSRAMSQMGRPVARGDLKPGDLIFWYNPVHHVGMYIGNGKIVHARNVRSDLVIQSLASYPAPWAGARRILG